One region of Nothobranchius furzeri strain GRZ-AD chromosome 16, NfurGRZ-RIMD1, whole genome shotgun sequence genomic DNA includes:
- the ep300a gene encoding histone acetyltransferase p300 isoform X2, with protein sequence MAENVLDSGPPSAKRPKLSSPALSASASDDFGSLFDLEHDLPDELISSNEPGLVNGGDLNQLHTSLGGGPAGLGAGGGSGAVGGMGLGLGPGGGPTSIGGGQDAVAKHKQLSELLRTGPTTSGQQGHQGAMGSPGGPTAMGQHLVNMKAPSGQGPQQMMGQQHLSPQQQANMMQQQQSGMMANRGMIGVPQKGNNGQQQPGMIGNQVMNGSPRMGFGNQGMAGGSNLLADTLQQQGAGGQVGARAQQHGAMNKLGMMGNQGGPFGGSYGGQGNPSLGAAGLGPQHQNKGPMVNSLTQFNVDKKNQPMQGMGAMGTQQSQTGVGGPTGAPVGGAQGMVSSAQAGLVGYGAQASAASAAAGAPPTADPEKRKLIQQQLVLLLHAHKCQRREQANGEVRQCNLPHCRTMKNVLNHMTHCQAGKSCQVAHCASSRQIISHWKNCTRHDCPVCLPLKNAGDKRNPQSLLGGGGAGLGSSLSAVPGSQPSAPNIHPPSQIDPSSIERAYAALGLTYQGNQIQTQTAQPNMSNQGQAGMRPLNPMVVNPMGVNGGVSAPSQSQQSSLLQDTMMHLNVNNQSLMNDAGGVGSMPTAAPPSATGIKKSWHEDITQDLRNHLVHKLYVLQSEEHGKTSYSSHFSNVQAIFPTPDPAALKDRRMENLVAYARKVEGDMYESANSRAEYYHLLAEKIYKIQKELEEKRRNRMQKQGLGLGPAGMGQPPAGLPANGPLPDPSMVRPPGPNPMVPRMPGPGMNQFNQMGMQSMAQRSTPPLPMGAPGNQMGMVGPRVGQPNVNPLQNQYLPHGQFPGSGPGVGAAQPGMAPPGAQGGMARTQMGTPPPLPVASPLAQPGSAGGVSAGGHMGPNSSVGTPGPSVTPNQNQQPNSIPHLGAMRGSSPSPAHSRSPTPHQTPPRLAGSQTPQPHTPNAPQLSAPLSLQQNQLSQGPGSNKPLQQQHMGPAGSTTPSHPGLASSSTPHGGQMPRTPLSQKGSFPADSQAPTPASVSSLDTSSQQPQSDTSAANLDSKMEVKHQDEEEESDPGSCSKGGKLSNHKTEEKPVKPEVKKEEGYGEGGKGVPMETSAATLTSEIKTEDRKPEVKKEGKEEQEPSEAAAPQAPVKKKIFKPEELRQALMPTLESLYKQDPESLPFRMPVDPQLLCIPDYFDIVKNPMDLSTIKRKLDTGQYQDPWQYVDDIWLMFNNAWLYNRKTSRVYKFCSKLAEVFEQEIDPVMQSLGYCCGRKLEFSPQTLCCYGKQLCTIPRDAVYFSYQNRYHYCEKCFNEIQGENISLGDDPTQPQTSINKDQFEKKKNDTLDPELFVECKDCGRRMHQICILHNETIWPSGFACDSCLKKTNKTRKENKYSAKRLPQTRLGSFLETRVNDFLKRQALPDSGEVFIRVVHVSDKVVEVKPGMKSRFVDSGEMSESFPYRTKALFAFEDIDGVDVCFFGMHVQEYGSDCPQPNQRRVYISYLDSVHFFRPRSLRTAVYHEILIGYLEYAKKLGYTTGHIWACPPSEGDDYIFHCHPADQKIPKPKRLQEWYKKMLDKAVAERIVHDYKDIFKQATEDRLTSAKELPYFEGDFWPNVLEESIKELEQEEEERKREENSTSNESIDDTKSDSKNAKKKNNKKTSKNKGSLSRSNKKKPGMPNVSNDLSQKLYATMEKHKEVFFVIRLIAGPMANALPPIIDPDPLMACDLMDGRDAFLTLARDKHLEFSSLRRAKWSSMCMLVELHNQSQDRFVYTCNECKHHVETRFHCTVCEDYDLCITCYNTKGHEHKMDKLGLGLDDESSNQAAATTQSPGDSRRLSIQRCIQSLVHACQCRNANCSLPSCQKMKRVVQHTKGCKRKTNGGCPICKQLIALCCYHAKHCQENKCPVPFCLNIKHKLRQQQLQHRLQQAQMLRRRMASMQRVGQPNPGMPPGGKGLPSPGGNNGATGPATPTSAGTQPPTPQTPTQGNMPALPQQQGVGMGGMGTPGQPQQVQQQGVGAIPPQHHLHQFHSGGAMMTSPQQQMVTQHQQQTPNIQQFQQQHPGGLPPYNPRPPGASPPYQSLGKPGMGSATPPQQQQQPPNQGQGSMSLQGQQQGPPLAAVETALQIQRLAETQAQRRVPGGGMIPPHPHLQNNQPQMGLSPMGAQGMAPQSQGVGRTVLDPQQQGMLAGMQQGGPQSQLPPQVQQQISGGQLQPTSQQWGPGGPNMNPQQRTGLMGPMAPQQSAVAQQQQPVNPQQPQAGNRGLMQVINVSGGSTGAPGSIAGAAGSGNLPHGALQDLLRKLRSPSSALQQQQVLHILRSNPTLMAAFIRQRAARYQGGQGGPGGPGGPPPGGVRFPGAAGGLPGMGGPGANQLANLDSQQQVSVNQPGQPGMSLAQGGVGGANMPTMAQLQQLQQRPMLPGNLQQLQMALQQQQQQQQQQQGGMQLGQQGNVTNMSPQLREIFMRRHLSQQHGQFQQQQGFMQPGQAQPVMSPSSQPQPVGGAVGVPSQQQQGGPQVGPGQLSQQQVYSNSMQQVAAALQQRFQHSVGGHQGQDVGAGGPQVQPGQGGPVSGQQQGGVGGGPPLPQPSQSMGHQNIHQRILQHQHLGGGSPAQHSSPMSPQQQMAQSPHLQGQGGLGPAGSLSNQVRSPQPSPRPQSQPPHSSPSPRMQPSSQPQPSPHRISPQTQTGSPHPGHLGQHHPAMAPPQPPQAQQAASSVDTSQFSSDPNSIMSQLSGMHGGQGGPGDILGGE encoded by the exons CTGGGTATGATGGGGAACCAGGGGGGCCCTTTTGGAGGTTCATATGGTGGTCAAGGAAATCCTAGTCTAGGAGCAGCAGGGCTGGGCCCTCAACACCAGAACAAAGGTCCGATGGTCAATAGCCTGACTCAGTTCAACGTGGACAAGAAGAACCAGCCCATGCAAGGAATGGGTGCCATG GGTACCCAGCAGTCACAGACAGGCGTTGGTGGTCCTACTGGTGCACCTGTAGGAGGAGCACAAGGGATGGTGTCCAGCGCCCAGGCAGGCTTGGTAGGCTACGGTGCTCAAGCCTCTGCAGCatctgctgcagctggagcccCGCCCACAGCCGACCCGGAGAAGCGGAAGCTAATCCAGCAGCAACTGGTGCTCCTGCTTCATGCACACAAGTGCCAGCGGCGGGAGCAGGCCAACGGAGAAGTCCGGCAGTGCAACCTGCCCCACTGTCGCACCATGAAGAATGTTCTCAACCATATGACTCACTGCCAGGCTGGCAAATCCTGTCAAG TGGCTCACTGTGCATCCTCAAGACAGATCATCTCCCACTGGAAGAACTGCACGCGACAcgactgtcctgtctgtctcccgCTGAAGAACGCAGGGGACAAGAGGAACCCGCAGT CTCTGCTAGGAGGGGGTGGTGCAGGACTCGGGAGCTCTCTGAGCGCGGTTCCCGGTAGTCAGCCGAGTGCTCCCAACATCCACCCACCCAGCCAGATTGACCCTAGCTCTATTGAGAGAGCCTATGCTGCCTTGGGGCTCACCTACCAGGGAAACCAGATCCAGACACAGACTGCCCAGCCCAACATGTCCAACCAGGGGCAGGCTGGCATGAGGCCTCTAAATCCAATGG TTGTGAATCCTATGGGAGTCAACGGAGGTGTGAGTGCCCCCTCTCAGAGCCAACAAAGCAGTTTACTACAGGACACCATGATGCATCTCAATGTGAACAACCAAAG TCTGATGAATGATGCTGGAGGCGTCGGCTCCATGCCCACAGCAGCTCCTCCCTCTGCCACAGGCATAAAGAAGAGCTGGCACGAGGACATCACACAGGACCTGCGAAACCACTTAGTGCACAAGCTGTACGTTTTACAAAGCGAAGAACATGGAAAGACCAGCTATTCTAGTCATTTTTCAAA CGTCCAGGCCATCTTTCCGACTCCAGATCCAGCCGCCCTCAAGGACCGTCGAATGGAGAACCTGGTGGCCTACGCTCGAAAGGTTGAAGGAGACATGTATGAGTCGGCCAACAGCAGA GCTGAGTATTACCACTTGCTAGCAGAGAAGATCTATAAGATTCAGAAGGAACTCGAGGAGAAAAGAAGAAACCGGATGCAGAAACAAGGTCTGGGTCTTGGTCCCGCTGGCATGGGTCAGCCCCCGGCTGGACTTCCTGCAA ACGGCCCACTCCCTGACCCGTCAATGGTGCGTCCTCCTGGACCCAATCCGATGGTTCCCAGGATGCCAGGCCCAG GTATGAACCAGTTCAATCAGATGGGGATGCAATCTATGGCTCAGAGGTCCACACCGCCTCTGCCCATGGGAGCACCTGGCAACCAG ATGGGAATGGTTGGACCCAGAGTGGGGCAGCCCAATGTCAACCCGCTGCAGAACCAGTATCTGCCACATGGACAGTTTCCTGGTTCCGGACCTGGAGTTGGAGCAGCACAGCCTGGGATGGCCCCACCTGGAGCACAAGGCGGCATGGCTCGG ACACAGATGGgaactcctcctcctctcccagtAGCTAGTCCCCTGGCACAGCCAGGCTCAGCTGGTGGGGTCTCAGCAGGGGGGCACATGGGTCCCAACTCATCTGTGGGAACCCCTGGTCCTTCAGTGACTCCAAACCAAAACCAGCAACCCAACTCCATCCCCCACCTGGGAGCCATGCGTGGAAGCTCACCCTCCCCTGCTCACAGCCggtcccccaccccccaccaaacGCCCCCCAGACTAGCCGGGTCCCAGACGCCGCAGCCACATACTCCTAATGCGCCACAGTTGTCTGCACCGTTGTCACTTCAGCAGAACCAGCTCAGCCAGGGCCCCGGCTCCAACAAGCCCCTCCAGCAGCAACACATGGGACCCGCCGGCTCCACCACTCCGTCTCACCCTGGATTGGCCTCCAGCTCAACACCACATGGTGGACAGATGCCTCGCACTCCG TTGTCCCAGAAGGGCTCGTTCCCAGCAGACAGTCAGGCCCCAACCCCAGCCTCAGTCAGCAGTCTGGACACTTCGTCTCAGCAGCCACAATCTGACACCTCAGCTGCCAACCTTGACTCCAAGATGGAAGTCAAGCACCAGGATGAGGAGGAAGAGAGTGACCCCGGCAGCTGCTCCAAGGGAGGGAAGCTCAGCAATCACAAAACAGAGGAGAAGCCAGTGAAACCAGAAGTAAAGAAGGAAGAGGGTTATGGAGAAGGAGGGAAAGGTGTTCCCATGGAGACATCGGCAGCTACACTAACATCAGAAATAAAGACAGAGGACAGGAAGCCAGAGGTGAAGAAAGAGGGGAAGGAAGAACAGGAACCATCAGAGGCAGCTGCTCCACAGGCTCCTGTTAAGAAGAAAA TCTTCAAGCCTGAGGAGCTGCGTCAGGCCCTCATGCCTACGTTAGAGTCCCTCTACAAACAGGACCCAGAGTCTCTACCATTCAGGATGCCCGTTGACCCACAGCTCCTCTGCATACCT GACTACTTTGACATTGTGAAGAACCCGATGGACCTGTCAACTATCAAACGAAAGCTAGATACAG GTCAGTACCAGGATCCGTGGCAATACGTTGATGACATCTGGCTGATGTTCAACAATGCCTGGCTCTACAATCGCAAAACATCTCGAGTCTATAAGTTCTGCTCCAAGCTGGCTGAGGTGTTCGAGCAGGAGATCGACCCCGTGATGCAGAGCCTCGGATACTGCTGTGGGAGGAAG CTGGAGTTCTCTCCTCAGACTCTGTGCTGCTATGGAAAGCAGCTTTGCACTATTCCCAGAGATGCCGTTTACTTCAGCTACCAGAACAG GTACCACTACTGTGAGAAGTGTTTCAACGAGATCCAGGGGGAGAACATTTCCCTGGGCGATGACCCCACTCAGCCACAGAC GTCAATAAACAAAGATCAGTTTGAGAAGAAGAAAAATGACACACTGGACCCTGAGCT GTTTGTAGAATGTAAGGACTGTGGGCGCAGGATGCATCAGATCTGTATTTTGCACAATGAAACCATCTGGCCATCTGG TTTTGCGTGTGACAGCTGTTTAAAGAAGACaaacaaaacaagaaaagaaaacaagTATTCTGCCAAAC GGTTGCCTCAGACGAGGCTGGGGAGTTTTCTGGAGACGAGGGTGAACGACTTCCTGAAGCGTCAGGCCCTTCCAGACTCTGGAGAGGTCTTCATTCGTGTTGTCCATGTCTCGGATAAAGTGGTGGAGGTGAAACCAGGCATGAAGTCCAG GTTTGTGGACAGCGGAGAGATGTCCGAGTCTTTCCCCTACAGGACAAAGGCACTTTTTGCATTTGAAGACATTGACGGCGTGGATGTTTGCTTTTTTGGGATGCATGTCCAGGAGTACGGATCAGACTGCCCTCAGCCCAACCAGCG GCGAGTATACATTTCCTACCTGGACAGTGTACACTTTTTCCGGCCTCGCAGTCTAAGAACAGCAGTTTACCATGAAATCCTCATTGGCTACTTGGAGTACGCCAAGAAGTTGGG CTACACCACTGGTCACATCTGGGCTTGCCCACCCAGCGAGGGTGATGACTACATCTTTCACTGCCATCCAGCAGATCAGAAAATTCCCAAACCCAAACGCCTTCAGGAGTGGTACAAGAAGATGTTAGACAAGGCTGTGGCTGAGAGGATCGTGCACGACTACAAG GATATCTTCAAACAAGCGACGGAGGATCGTTTAACAAGTGCCAAGGAATTGCCTTACTTTGAGGGTGACTTCTGGCCCAACGTGCTGGAGGAGAGCATTAAAGAgctggagcaggaggaggaggagaggaaaagGGAAGAAAACAGCACTTCTAACGAGAGCATTGAT GACACAAAGAGTGACAGCAAAAATGCtaagaagaagaacaacaaaaAGACGAGTAAGAACAAGGGCAGCTTGAGCAGATCTAATAAGAAGAAGCCGGGGATGCCCAACGTCTCTAATGACCTTTCTCAGAAACTTTATGCTACTATGGAAAAACACAAAGAG GTGTTCTTTGTGATCCGGCTAATTGCCGGCCCCATGGCGAATGCCTTGCCCCCAATTATCGACCCAGATCCCCTGATGGCGTGTGACCTCATGGATGGTCGTGATGCTTTTTTGACTCTGGCCCGGGACAAACACCTGGAGTTCAGCTCTCTGAGGCGGGCTAAGTGGAGCTCCATGTGCATGCTGGTGGAGCTGCATAACCAAAGTCAGGACCGCTTTGTTTACACCTGCAATGAATGCAAGCACCATGTGGAGACTCGCTTCCACTGTACCGTTTGTGAG GATTACGACCTCTGCATCACGTGCTACAACACTAAGGGCCACGAGCACAAGATGGACAAGCTAGGGCTCGGTTTGGACGATGAAAGCAGCAACCAGGCTGCTGCGACCACTCAGAGCCCCGGAGACTCACGTCGCCTAAGCATCCAGCGCTGCATCCAGTCTCTGGTCCACGCGTGCCAGTGCAGGAACGCAAACTGCTCTCTGCCATCATGTCAGAAGATGAAGCGTGTCGTTCAGCACACAAAAGGTTGCAAGAGAAAAACCAACGGCGGCTGTCCCATTTGCAAGCAGCTCATTGCACTGTGTTGTTACCATGCTAAGCACTGTCAGGAGAACAAGTGTCCTGTCCCGTTCTGCCTGAACATCAAGCACAAGCTGcgccagcagcagctgcagcaccggCTGCAGCAGGCTCAGATGCTGAGGAGGAGAATGGCCAGCATGCAGAGAGTAGGTCAGCCCAATCCAGGGATGCCACCTGGAGGAAAAGGTCTGCCCTCTCCAGGAGGCAACAATGGTGCAACGGGTCCGGCTACCCCTACGTCCGCTGGTACACAACCACCAACCCCACAGACACCCACCCAGGGAAACATGCCTGCTCTTCCTCAGCAGCAGGGGGTCGGTATGGGTGGAATGGGAACTCCAGGCCAGCCACAGCAGGTTCAGCAGCAAGGCGTCGGTGCTATCCCCCCTCAACACCATCTTCATCAGTTCCATAGTGGAGGGGCGATGATGACTTCTCCTCAGCAGCAGATGGTGACTCAGCACCAGCAGCAGACTCCCAACATTCAGCAGTTCCAGCAACAACATCCTGGTGGTTTGCCTCCATACAACCCCAGACCACCTGGAGCATCTCCCCCCTACCAGTCCCTGGGAAAACCTGGAATGGGTTCAGCCACCCcaccccagcagcagcagcaaccacCCAACCAGGGACAAGGGTCCATGTCTTTACAAGGCCAGCAGCAAGGTCCCCCTTTGGCTGCAGTGGAAACGGCCCTACAAATCCAACGCCTAGCGGAGACCCAGGCACAAAGGCGTGTCCCTGGGGGAGGTATGATACCCCCACATCCTCACCTCCAGAACAACCAGCCCCAGATGGGATTGTCCCCCATGGGGGCCCAGGGCATGGCTCCCCAGTCTCAGGGAGTTGGAAGGACTGTGTTAGATCCTCAGCAGCAGGGAATGCTAGCTGGAATGCAGCAAGGTGGGCCTCAGTCCCAGCTACCACCTCAAGTTCAGCAGCAGATAAGTGGTGGACAGCTGCAGCCAACGAGCCAGCAGTGGGGTCCTGGGGGTCCAAATATGAACCCACAACAAAGGACAGGCCTAATGGGTCCCATGGCCCCACAGCAGTCAGCAGTGGCCCAGCAGCAGCAACCAGTAAATCCACAGCAGCCACAGGCAGGTAATCGCGGGTTGATGCAAGTCATTAATGTATCAGGAGGGTCAACGGGGGCACCTGGCTCAATAGCAGGGGCAGCTGGATCAGGAAACCTACCCCATGGAGCATTACAAGATCTCCTGAGAAAGCTTCGCTCTCCAAGCTCAGCCTTACAACAGCAGCAAGTTCTGCACATCCTCCGCTCCAACCCAACCCTCatggccgccttcattcggcagAGAGCAGCCAGGTATCAAGGTGGTCAGGGAGGTCCTGGAGGACCAGGAGGACCCCCACCAGGAGGTGTAAGGTTCCCAGGAGCTGCTGGTGGATTACCTGGTATGGGGGGGCCTGGTGCCAACCAGCTTGCTAATTTGGACAGCCAACAGCAGGTCAGTGTAAACCAGCCAGGTCAGCCGGGAATGAGTCTAGCTCAGGGGGGGGTTGGAGGGGCAAACATGCCCACCATGGCTCAACTTCAGCAGCTACAGCAACGTCCGATGCTACCCGGTAATCTGCAGCAACTGCAAATGGcgttgcagcagcagcagcagcaacaacagcaacagcaagGAGGAATGCAACTAGGGCAACAAGGCAATGTGACGAACATGAGTCCTCAGCTCAGAGAGATATTTATGAGACGACACCTGTCTCAGCAGCACGGGCAGTTCCAGCAGCAGCAAGGCTTCATGCAGCCTGGCCAGGCACAGCCAGTGATGTCGCCCTCCTCTCAGCCCCAGCCTGTGGGTGGAGCTGTAGGTGTTCCCTCGCAGCAGCAGCAAGGAGGTCCACAGGTTGGGCCaggtcagctcagccagcagcaagTATACTCTAACTCAATGCAACAagtagctgcagcactccagcaaAGGTTCCAGCATTCAGTGGGAGGTCATCAAGGCCAGGACGTCGGAGCAGGAGGACCCCAAGTCCAGCCTGGACAAGGTGGACCAGTGTCCGGGCAGCAGCAAGGAGGAGTTGGTGGGGGACCTCCGCTGCCACAGCCATCACAAAGCATGGGTCACCAGAACATCCATCAGAGGATCCTGCAACATCAGCACCTTGGCGGGGGCTCTCCTGCCCAGCACAGCAGTCCCATGAGTCCCCAACAACAGATGGCTCAGTCCCCACACCTCCAAGGTCAGGGAGGACTCGGGCCAGCAGGATCCCTCAGCAATCAGGTCAGGTCTCCTCAGCCCTCACCAAGGCCGCAGTCGCAGCCTCCACACTCCAGCCCGTCCCCACGCATGCAGCCCTCATCCCAGCCTCAGCCCTCGCCTCATCGCATTTCCCCTCAGACTCAGACGGGATCACCacacccgggtcacctaggtcagCATCACCCCGCCATGGCCCCGCCTCAGCCTCCACAAGCTCAGCAAGCAGCTAGTTCTGTAGACACTAGTCAGTTCAGCTCCGACCCAAATTCTATCATGTCCCAGCTGAGTGGGATGCACGGAGGACAGGGTGGCCCTGGGGACATCCTGGGGGGTGAATAA